Proteins from one Arthrobacter sp. DNA4 genomic window:
- the sfnG gene encoding dimethylsulfone monooxygenase SfnG yields the protein MTEISNVARLSEPLKFAYWVPNVSGGLVVSTIEQRTGWDFDYNKKLARIAEESGFEYALTQTRYAASYGADKQHEATSFSLALLAATERLKVIAAVHPGMWHPGVLAKYIITADHVSNGRAAVNIVSGWLKSEFTNFGLEWLEHDERYVRTEEFINVLRGLWTEKDYSQSGKYYNITDFTLNPAPVDVPGRAHPEIFFGGNSTAAQATAGRVADWYFSNGKDLEGFKDNIAGVVASAGEARRGTAGQLAAPRFGLNGFVIARDSEKEARDTLREIVEKAHKPAVQGFRDAVQEAGAATKDGKGMWADSTFEDLIQYNDGFKTQLIGTPEQIAERIVEYKKIGVNLFLTCYLHFQEEVAAFGRDILPIVRELEADLARKHGTELDLSTTPAAQAVGV from the coding sequence ATGACCGAGATCAGCAACGTCGCACGACTCTCCGAACCGCTCAAGTTCGCCTACTGGGTGCCCAACGTCTCCGGCGGCCTGGTGGTATCCACCATCGAACAGCGCACCGGCTGGGACTTCGACTACAACAAAAAACTGGCGCGCATCGCCGAGGAGTCCGGCTTCGAATATGCCCTGACGCAGACGCGCTACGCCGCCTCCTACGGCGCGGACAAGCAGCACGAGGCGACGTCGTTCAGCCTGGCCCTGTTGGCCGCCACGGAGCGCCTCAAGGTGATTGCCGCTGTTCACCCCGGGATGTGGCACCCGGGCGTGCTGGCAAAGTACATCATCACCGCGGACCACGTCTCCAATGGCCGCGCTGCCGTGAACATCGTCTCCGGCTGGCTGAAGAGCGAGTTCACCAACTTCGGCCTGGAGTGGCTGGAGCACGACGAGCGCTATGTCCGCACGGAGGAATTCATCAACGTCCTGCGCGGCCTGTGGACCGAAAAGGACTACAGCCAGTCCGGCAAGTACTACAACATCACCGATTTCACCCTGAACCCCGCCCCGGTGGACGTCCCCGGCCGCGCCCACCCCGAGATCTTCTTCGGTGGAAACTCGACGGCGGCCCAGGCCACCGCGGGCCGCGTGGCGGACTGGTATTTCTCCAACGGCAAGGACCTTGAGGGTTTCAAGGACAACATCGCCGGGGTCGTCGCCTCTGCCGGCGAGGCCCGCCGCGGCACTGCCGGCCAGTTGGCCGCTCCCCGTTTCGGGCTGAACGGCTTCGTCATTGCGCGCGACTCGGAGAAGGAGGCCCGGGACACCCTGCGCGAGATCGTGGAAAAGGCGCACAAGCCCGCCGTCCAGGGGTTCCGGGACGCGGTGCAGGAGGCCGGTGCCGCCACCAAGGACGGCAAGGGCATGTGGGCGGATTCCACGTTCGAGGACCTGATCCAGTACAACGACGGCTTCAAGACCCAGCTGATCGGCACCCCGGAGCAGATCGCCGAACGGATCGTCGAATACAAGAAGATCGGCGTGAACCTGTTCCTCACCTGCTACCTGCACTTCCAGGAGGAGGTGGCCGCATTCGGCCGGGACATCCTGCCGATCGTCCGGGAGCTTGAGGCGGACCTGGCCCGGAAGCACGGCACAGAGCTCGACCTCTCAACCACTCCCGCCGCCCAGGCAGTGGGTGTCTGA
- the acs gene encoding acetate--CoA ligase: MDLNAGVHPDNVAFWEQQALRLDWDTPWHTAHRWNPADREAGRGPGITWFEGGKLNVAANCVDRHVAAGRGAKVALHFEGEPGDRRSITYAELQREVAKAANALLALGITKGDRVVMHLPVIPETVIITLAVARIGAIHSLVFGGFSAEALKFRVEDTGAKLLVTTDGQFRRGVAVPVKDNADAAVAGDNAIEHVLVVNRTTPANNLAAVPMTAGRDVWWHDVVGSASDVHEPEAFDAETPLFIMYTSGTTGKPKGLVHTSGGYLTQASWSFEHLFSNPDPALRDQDVHWCTADLAWVTAHTYEIYGPLSNGVTQVIFEGTPNTPHPGRHFEVIERYGVTQYYTAPTLVRSLMGWFPDGVPDTYDLSSIRLLGTVGEAVNPEAWRWLRDNVGAGTAPVVDTWWQSETGATILSPAPTDSSFKPGCAARPLPGVSTRIVDDAGTTVAPGVQGYIVVDSPGPAIARTVWGNPRRYFDSYWSKYADQGWFLAGDGAKYDADGDIWILGRVDDTLNVSGHLLSTIEIESALVSHPNVVEAGVCPVADPKTGHAVVAFVVLKAGSPADCIDELRNHVAKEIGPIAKPRDVVVVPDVPKTRSGKIMRRLLTQLFEGTALGDTTSLQNEPAIAGIQDVLRQRALPKENS; this comes from the coding sequence ATGGACCTGAACGCGGGGGTGCACCCGGACAACGTTGCCTTCTGGGAGCAGCAGGCGCTGCGCCTGGACTGGGACACCCCGTGGCACACGGCGCACCGCTGGAATCCGGCGGACCGTGAAGCGGGCCGCGGGCCGGGCATCACCTGGTTTGAAGGCGGAAAGCTCAACGTGGCCGCCAACTGCGTGGACCGCCACGTCGCGGCCGGCCGCGGCGCCAAGGTGGCCCTCCACTTCGAAGGCGAGCCGGGCGACCGCAGGTCCATCACGTACGCCGAACTCCAGCGCGAGGTGGCCAAGGCGGCCAATGCGCTCCTGGCCCTGGGCATCACCAAGGGCGACCGCGTAGTCATGCACCTCCCGGTCATCCCCGAGACGGTCATTATCACGCTGGCCGTGGCCCGCATCGGTGCCATCCATTCCCTGGTGTTCGGCGGGTTCTCCGCGGAAGCGCTGAAGTTCCGGGTGGAGGACACCGGCGCCAAGCTCCTGGTCACGACCGACGGCCAGTTCCGCCGCGGCGTGGCGGTTCCCGTGAAGGACAACGCGGACGCCGCCGTCGCCGGGGACAATGCCATCGAGCACGTCCTGGTGGTCAACCGCACCACCCCTGCCAACAACCTGGCTGCCGTCCCCATGACCGCAGGCCGCGACGTGTGGTGGCATGACGTCGTCGGAAGCGCCTCTGACGTCCACGAGCCGGAGGCGTTCGACGCCGAGACGCCGCTGTTCATCATGTACACGTCCGGGACCACCGGAAAGCCCAAGGGGCTGGTGCATACCTCCGGCGGCTACCTGACGCAGGCGTCCTGGAGCTTCGAGCACCTGTTCAGCAACCCGGATCCGGCCCTGCGCGACCAGGACGTGCACTGGTGCACCGCGGACCTCGCCTGGGTCACGGCGCACACCTACGAGATCTATGGCCCGCTGTCCAACGGGGTCACCCAGGTGATTTTCGAGGGCACGCCCAACACTCCGCATCCGGGCCGGCATTTTGAGGTCATCGAACGCTACGGCGTGACGCAGTACTACACGGCGCCCACCCTGGTCCGGTCCCTCATGGGCTGGTTCCCGGACGGCGTACCCGACACCTATGACCTGTCCTCCATCCGCCTGCTGGGGACTGTGGGAGAAGCGGTCAACCCGGAGGCCTGGCGCTGGCTGCGGGACAACGTGGGCGCCGGCACCGCACCGGTGGTGGACACGTGGTGGCAGTCCGAAACCGGCGCCACCATCCTCTCCCCCGCGCCGACGGACAGCAGCTTCAAGCCCGGCTGCGCGGCGCGTCCCCTGCCGGGAGTCAGCACCAGGATCGTGGACGACGCCGGCACAACAGTTGCGCCGGGCGTCCAGGGATACATCGTGGTTGACTCCCCCGGGCCCGCCATCGCCCGTACCGTCTGGGGCAACCCGCGCCGCTACTTCGACTCCTACTGGAGCAAGTACGCGGACCAGGGCTGGTTCCTCGCCGGCGACGGCGCCAAGTACGATGCCGACGGCGACATCTGGATCCTGGGCCGCGTTGATGACACCCTGAACGTCTCCGGCCACCTGCTCTCCACCATCGAGATCGAGTCCGCGCTGGTGTCGCACCCCAACGTAGTGGAGGCCGGGGTCTGCCCCGTGGCGGACCCGAAGACCGGCCATGCGGTGGTTGCCTTCGTCGTGCTGAAGGCCGGGTCCCCGGCCGACTGTATCGACGAACTCCGGAATCACGTGGCCAAGGAGATCGGCCCCATCGCCAAGCCACGCGACGTCGTCGTGGTTCCCGATGTCCCCAAGACCCGCAGCGGCAAGATCATGCGCCGGCTGCTCACCCAGCTGTTCGAGGGAACTGCGCTGGGCGACACAACCTCCCTCCAGAACGAACCGGCCATCGCCGGTATCCAGGACGTCCTGCGCCAGCGGGCCCTACCGAAGGAAAATTCATGA
- a CDS encoding ABC transporter permease, whose translation MSYPGEPKTTSGSVADGRAAAAAATAADAAQTGAATASAPAPGWSPAGVRSRNWARLPLGLIIPVALLAAWQVASTNGMFTVVQLPPPAMVLAAAGELVERGELGTHIAISTQRVLIGFLVGAVLGLVLGATVGLSKLADALLAPTIGALRAVPSLAWVPLLILWMKIGEDSKVTLIIIGAFFPVFTTVSLALRHVDRNLVEAARAFGLKGVRLLTTVQLPAVVPAVFSGLRLALAQAWLFLVAAELIASSMGLGFLLIDSQNNGRTDRLLLAIVMLAVIGKITDALLGLAEKWAVKRWA comes from the coding sequence ATGAGCTACCCAGGAGAGCCGAAGACCACCAGCGGCAGTGTTGCGGACGGGCGTGCTGCAGCCGCCGCCGCAACCGCGGCAGACGCCGCCCAGACGGGCGCCGCTACGGCATCCGCTCCGGCACCGGGATGGTCTCCCGCCGGAGTCCGTTCCAGGAACTGGGCGCGTCTGCCCCTTGGCCTCATCATTCCCGTTGCGCTGCTGGCAGCATGGCAGGTGGCCTCCACGAACGGTATGTTCACCGTGGTCCAGCTGCCACCGCCCGCCATGGTGCTGGCTGCTGCCGGCGAGCTCGTGGAACGCGGCGAGCTGGGCACCCACATCGCCATCTCCACCCAGCGGGTCCTCATCGGGTTCCTGGTGGGAGCGGTCCTGGGTCTGGTCCTGGGCGCCACAGTGGGCCTGTCCAAACTGGCCGACGCCCTGCTGGCACCCACCATCGGCGCACTGCGCGCGGTGCCGTCGCTCGCCTGGGTGCCGCTGCTGATCCTGTGGATGAAGATCGGCGAGGACTCCAAGGTCACCCTCATCATCATCGGCGCGTTCTTCCCGGTATTCACCACCGTGTCCCTGGCGCTGCGCCACGTGGACCGGAACCTGGTGGAAGCCGCCCGCGCTTTCGGCCTGAAGGGTGTGCGGCTGCTGACCACCGTGCAGCTTCCCGCGGTGGTCCCCGCTGTGTTCTCCGGCCTCCGCCTGGCACTCGCCCAGGCCTGGCTGTTCCTGGTGGCCGCTGAGCTGATCGCCTCCTCCATGGGCCTGGGCTTCCTGTTGATCGATTCGCAGAACAACGGCCGTACCGACCGTCTGCTCCTGGCCATCGTGATGCTGGCCGTTATTGGAAAAATTACCGATGCCCTGCTGGGCCTGGCTGAAAAATGGGCGGTGAAACGATGGGCGTGA
- a CDS encoding aliphatic sulfonate ABC transporter substrate-binding protein, translating to MPHALPITRRSVLGAAALAASAVLALTGCVAGEGSSGSAAAAGSSKGGTLNIDFATYNPLSLVIKKQGWLEASLKDQGVTVNWVQSAGSNKANEALRSGAIDVGSTAGSAALLARANGSEIKTIDIYSQPEWAALVAPAGSDITSVADLKGKSVAATKGTDPYFFLLQALEQAGLKPGDVTVQNLQHADGRTALENGSVQAWSGLDPIMAGAEQKGAKLFYRNLDFNTYGFLNATESFLKNKPELAQAVVNAYEKARAWAAQNPDQTAQILADVAGLDLAVAKTVVLERSNLDVDPVPGDAQRKVLEKIGPTFVETGDVKTQKQIDDAVGSLLDDSLVKKADPSAIKAS from the coding sequence CGCACGCATTGCCCATCACCCGCCGTTCAGTCCTTGGCGCAGCAGCCCTTGCTGCCTCCGCGGTCCTGGCACTCACCGGCTGCGTCGCCGGGGAAGGCTCCTCCGGCAGCGCGGCGGCGGCCGGCAGCAGCAAGGGCGGAACGCTCAACATCGACTTCGCCACCTACAACCCGCTGAGCCTGGTCATCAAGAAGCAGGGCTGGCTCGAGGCCAGCCTCAAGGACCAGGGCGTCACCGTGAACTGGGTGCAGTCCGCGGGCTCCAACAAAGCCAACGAAGCCCTCCGCTCCGGCGCCATCGACGTGGGTTCCACCGCCGGATCCGCAGCGCTGCTGGCCCGGGCCAACGGCTCGGAAATCAAGACCATCGACATCTATTCCCAGCCCGAGTGGGCGGCCCTGGTGGCACCCGCCGGCTCGGACATCACCTCCGTGGCCGACCTCAAGGGCAAGTCCGTGGCCGCCACCAAGGGCACCGACCCCTATTTCTTCCTGCTCCAGGCACTCGAGCAGGCCGGCCTCAAGCCCGGTGACGTGACCGTCCAGAACCTGCAGCACGCGGACGGCCGCACCGCCCTGGAAAACGGCTCGGTCCAGGCCTGGTCCGGGCTGGACCCCATCATGGCCGGGGCGGAGCAGAAGGGTGCCAAGCTGTTCTACCGCAACCTGGACTTCAACACCTACGGCTTCCTGAACGCCACCGAATCGTTCCTCAAGAACAAACCTGAGCTGGCCCAGGCCGTGGTGAACGCCTATGAAAAGGCGCGCGCCTGGGCGGCGCAGAACCCGGACCAGACCGCCCAGATCCTGGCCGACGTAGCCGGACTGGACCTCGCCGTGGCCAAGACCGTGGTCCTGGAGCGAAGCAACCTGGACGTGGACCCGGTGCCTGGTGACGCGCAGCGCAAAGTATTGGAGAAGATCGGCCCCACCTTTGTGGAAACAGGTGACGTCAAAACGCAGAAGCAGATTGACGACGCCGTGGGCTCCCTTCTCGACGACTCGCTGGTGAAGAAGGCTGATCCGTCAGCCATCAAGGCCTCCTGA